One window of the Micropterus dolomieu isolate WLL.071019.BEF.003 ecotype Adirondacks linkage group LG08, ASM2129224v1, whole genome shotgun sequence genome contains the following:
- the LOC123974870 gene encoding N-acylglucosamine 2-epimerase, whose translation MSVVKLKECRQRIRTELDSVVDFWLKYSHDAEHGGFFTCLGRDGKVYDELKYVWLQGRQVWMYCRLYRTMERFRKPEILEAAKAGGAFLRKFARVSGGGGRWKCAFCLTRDGKAVKVQRTIFSECFYVMAMDELSRVTGDMDMQLEAEQMMEQLIYWVREDPSGLGRPQLPGDIPSNSMAVPMMLLCLVQQLTEGRGQKVVQKYGDLGSWCVQQILQHIQRGGTAVLENVSLEGAELPGCQGRLQNPGHALEAGWFLLQFSAALGDEELQRTAINKFVELPYQYGWDKEHGGLFYFLDVEGHCPTQLEWSMKLWWPHCEALIAFLMAYSQTQRPELLQRFSQVYEYTFSHFPDAKSGEWFGYLTQEGKVVLDFKGGPFKGFFHVPRCLYMCERILDDLLLNQD comes from the exons ATGTctgtggtgaagctgaaggAGTGTCGCCAGAGGATTCGCACAGAGCTGGACAGCGTTGTGGACTTTTGGCTCAAATACTCTCATGACGCTGAACACGG AGGCTTCTTCACTTGTCTTGGGAGGGATGGGAAGGTTTACGATGAGCTGAAATACGTCTGGCTGCAGGGTCGACAG GTGTGGATGTACTGCCGCCTGTACCGAACCATGGAGCGCTTTCGCAAGCCTGAAATCCTCGAAGCAGCAAAAGctg GAGGAGCATTCCTCAGGAAGTTTGCTCGTGTGTCCGGCGGCGGCGGCCGGTGGAAGTGTGCCTTCTGCTTAACAAGAGATGGTAAAGCAGTCAAAGTTCAGAGGACTATATTCAGTGAGTGTTTCTACGTCATGGCCATGGATGAACTGAGCAGGGTCACTGGTGACATGGACATGCAG CTGGAGGCTGAACAGATGATGGAGCAGTTGATCTACTGGGTCAGGGAGGACCCGTCTGGCCTGGGCCGGCCCCAGCTTCCTGGAGACATTCCCAGCAACAGCATGGCAGTTCCCATGATGCTGCTGTGTCTGGTGCAGCAGCTAACTGAAGGCCGGGGGCAGAAGGTGGTTCAGAAGTACGGAGATCTGGGCAGCTGGTGTGTCCAGCAGATTCTACAACACATACAG AGAGGCGGCACAGCTGTTTTAGAGAACGTGTCGCTGGAAGGAGCAGAGCTGCCGGGCTGCCAGGGCCGGCTGCAGAACCCAG GCCACGCTCTGGAAGCCGGCTGGTTCCTGCTTCAGTTCAGTGCAGCGCTGGGGGACGAGGAACTCCAGAGGACCGCCATTAACAAGTTTGTGGAGCTCCCTTATCAGTACGGCTGGGATAAAGAGCACGGTGGCCTCTTTTACTTCCTGGATGTGGAAGGTCACTGCCCTACACAG CTGGAGTGGAGTATGAAGCTGTGGTGGCCTCACTGTGAGGCGCTCATCGCCTTCCTGATGGCCTACAGTCAAACCCAGAGGCCAGAGCTGCTCCAGAGATTCTCTCAGGTTTACGAATACACCTTCAGCCAC TTTCCGGACGCTAAGAGCGGCGAGTGGTTTGGCTATCTGACCCAGGAAGGGAAAGTAGTGCTGGACTTTAAAGGAGGCCCCTTTAAAG GGTTCTTCCACGTGCCTCGCTGCCTGTACATGTGCGAGCGTATTCTGGACGATCTGCTGTTAAACCAGGATTGA